From Macaca mulatta isolate MMU2019108-1 chromosome 3, T2T-MMU8v2.0, whole genome shotgun sequence, the proteins below share one genomic window:
- the LOC711828 gene encoding uncharacterized protein LOC711828 isoform X2: protein MAASTMSVCSSTCTDSWQVDDCPESCCEPPCCAPSCYTPASCLTLVCTPVSCVSSPCCQAACEPSPCQSGCTSSCTPLCCQQSSCQPACCTSSPCQQSCCVPICCKPACCVPICCKPVCCVPTCSKDSSSCCQQSSCQPACCTSSPYQQACCMPVCCKSVYCLPVCSGASTSCCQQSSCQPTCCTTSCCRPSSSVSLICRPVCRSACCVPVSSCCAPASSCQPSCCRPASCVSLLCRPVCSRPAC, encoded by the exons atgGCCGCGTCCACCATGTCCGTCTGCTCCAGCACCTGCACCGACTCCTGGCAGGTGGACGACTGCCCAGAGAGCTGCTGCGAGCCCCCTTGTTGTGCCCCCAGCTGCTACACCCCGGCCTCCTGCCTGACCCTGGTCTGCACCCCAGTGAGCTGTGTGTCCAGCCCCTGCTGCCAGGCGGCCTGTGAGCCCAGCCCCTGCCAATCAGGCTGCACCAGCTCCTGCACACCCTTGTGCTGCCAGCAGTCTAGCTGCCAGCCGGCTTGCTGCACCTCCTCCCCCTGCCAGCAATCCTGCTGTGTGCCCATCTGCTGCAAGCCT GCCTGCTGTGTGCCCATCTGCTGCAAGCCTGTCTGCTGTGTGCCCACCTGCTCTAAGGATTCCTCTTCATGCTGCCAGCAGTCTAGCTGCCAGCCAGCTTGCTGCACCTCCTCCCCATACCAGCAGGCCTGCTGCATGCCTGTCTGCTGCAAGTCCGTCTACTGTCTGCCTGTGTGCTCTGGGGCTTCCACTTCATGCTGCCAGCAGTCTAGCTGCCAACCAACTTGCTGTACCACCTCCTGCTGCAGACCCTCCTCCTCCGTGTCCCTCATCTGCCGCCCCGTGTGCAGGTCCGCCTGCTGCGTGCCCGTCTCCTCCTGCTGTGCGCCCGCCTCCTCCTGCCAGCCTAGCTGCTGCCGCCCAGCCTCCTGCGTGTCCCTCCTCTGCCGCCCTGTGTGCTCCCGCCCGGCCTGCTGA
- the LOC711828 gene encoding uncharacterized protein LOC711828 isoform X3, with amino-acid sequence MAASTMSVCSSTCTDSWQVDDCPESCCEPPCCAPSCYTPASCLTLVCTPVSCVSSPCCQAACEPSPCQSGCTSSCTPLCCQQSSCQPACCTSSPCQQSCCVPICCKPVCCKPVCCKPICCVPVCCLPVCSGASTSCCQQSSCQPTCCTTSCCRPSSSVSLICRPVCRSACCVPVSSCCAPASSCQPSCCRPASCVSLLCRPVCSRPAC; translated from the exons atgGCCGCGTCCACCATGTCCGTCTGCTCCAGCACCTGCACCGACTCCTGGCAGGTGGACGACTGCCCAGAGAGCTGCTGCGAGCCCCCTTGTTGTGCCCCCAGCTGCTACACCCCGGCCTCCTGCCTGACCCTGGTCTGCACCCCAGTGAGCTGTGTGTCCAGCCCCTGCTGCCAGGCGGCCTGTGAGCCCAGCCCCTGCCAATCAGGCTGCACCAGCTCCTGCACACCCTTGTGCTGCCAGCAGTCTAGCTGCCAGCCGGCTTGCTGCACCTCCTCCCCCTGCCAGCAATCCTGCTGTGTGCCCATCTGCTGCAAGCCTGTCTGCTGCAAACCCGTCTGCTGCAAACCCATCTGCTGTGTGCCCGTCTG CTGTCTGCCTGTGTGCTCTGGGGCTTCCACTTCATGCTGCCAGCAGTCTAGCTGCCAACCAACTTGCTGTACCACCTCCTGCTGCAGACCCTCCTCCTCCGTGTCCCTCATCTGCCGCCCCGTGTGCAGGTCCGCCTGCTGCGTGCCCGTCTCCTCCTGCTGTGCGCCCGCCTCCTCCTGCCAGCCTAGCTGCTGCCGCCCAGCCTCCTGCGTGTCCCTCCTCTGCCGCCCTGTGTGCTCCCGCCCGGCCTGCTGA
- the KRTAP12-4 gene encoding keratin-associated protein 12-4, with amino-acid sequence MCHTSCSSGCPMACPGSPCCVPSTCYPPQGCGTSCCCSAPCVILLCQPLCGVSTCCQPACCVPSPCQVACCVSVSCKPVLCVASFCPTSGCCQPSCPTLVYRPVTCSTPTCC; translated from the coding sequence ATGTGCCACACCAGCTGCTCTTCAGGCTGCCCGATGGCCTGCCCTGGCTCCCCATGCTGCGTCCCCAGCACCTGCTACCCACCCCAGGGCTGTGGGACCTCCTGCTGCTGCTCAGCCCCCTGTGTGATTCTGCTGTGCCAGCCCCTGTGTGGGGTGTCCACCTGCTGCCAGCCGGCCTGCTGTGTGCCCAGCCCCTGTCAGGTGGCCTGCTGTGTGTCTGTGAGCTGCAAGCCTGTTTTGTGTGTGGCCTCCTTCTGCCCAACCTCTGGGTGCTGCCagccctcctgccccaccctggtCTATAGACCGGTCACCTGCAGCACCCCCACCTGCTGCTGA
- the LOC144339597 gene encoding uncharacterized protein LOC144339597 isoform X2, protein MAASTMSVCSSACTDSWQVDDCPESCCEPPCCAPTCCAPSCCAPSCCAPASCLTLVCTPVSCVSSPCCQAACEPSPCQSGCTSSCTPSCCQQSSCQPACCTSSPCQQACCVPVCCKPVCCSSCVPICSKPVCCKSLCCAPVCCGASTSCCQQFSCQPACCTTSCCRPSSSVSLLCRPVCRSACCVPVSSCCAPTSSCQTSCCYPASCVSLLCRPTCSRPACYSLCSGQKSSC, encoded by the exons atGGCCGCGTCCACCATGTCCGTCTGCTCCAGCGCCTGCACCGACTCCTGGCAGGTGGACGACTGCCCAGAGAGCTGCTGCGAGCCCCCCTGCTGCGCCCCCACCTGCTGCGCCCCCAGCTGCTGCGCCCCCAGCTGCTGCgcccctgcctcctgcctgaCCCTGGTCTGCACCCCAGTGAGCTGTGTGTCCAGCCCCTGCTGCCAGGCGGCCTGTGAGCCCAGCCCCTGCCAATCAGGGTGCACCAGCTCCTGCACACCCTCATGCTGCCAGCAGTCTAGCTGCCAGCCGGCTTGCTGCACCTCCTCCCCCTGCCAGCAG GCCTGCTGTGTGCCTGTCTGCTGCAAGCCCGTCTGCTGC TCCTCCTGTGTGCCCATCTGCTCCAAACCTGTCTGCTGCAAGTCCCTCTGCTGTGCGCCCGTCTGCTGTGGGGCTTCCACATCATGCTGCCAGCAGTTTAGCTGCCAGCCAGCTTGCTGCACCACCTCCTGCTGCAGACCCTCCTCCTCCGTGTCCCTCCTCTGCCGCCCCGTGTGCAGGTCTGCCTGCTGCGTGCCCGTCTCCTCCTGCTGtgcccccacctcctcctgccaGACCAGCTGCTGCTACCCGGCCTCCTGCGTGTCCCTCCTCTGCCGCCCCACGTGCTCCCGCCCGGCCTGCTACAGCCTCTGCTCTGGCCAGAAGTCCAGCTGCTGA
- the LOC711828 gene encoding uncharacterized protein LOC711828 isoform X1 yields MAASTMSVCSSTCTDSWQVDDCPESCCEPPCCAPSCYTPASCLTLVCTPVSCVSSPCCQAACEPSPCQSGCTSSCTPLCCQQSSCQPACCTSSPCQQSCCVPICCKPVCCKPVCCKPICCVPVCYGAASSCCQQSSCQPACCASSSCQQACCVPICCKPVCCSVYCLPVCSGASTSCCQQSSCQPTCCTTSCCRPSSSVSLICRPVCRSACCVPVSSCCAPASSCQPSCCRPASCVSLLCRPVCSRPAC; encoded by the exons atgGCCGCGTCCACCATGTCCGTCTGCTCCAGCACCTGCACCGACTCCTGGCAGGTGGACGACTGCCCAGAGAGCTGCTGCGAGCCCCCTTGTTGTGCCCCCAGCTGCTACACCCCGGCCTCCTGCCTGACCCTGGTCTGCACCCCAGTGAGCTGTGTGTCCAGCCCCTGCTGCCAGGCGGCCTGTGAGCCCAGCCCCTGCCAATCAGGCTGCACCAGCTCCTGCACACCCTTGTGCTGCCAGCAGTCTAGCTGCCAGCCGGCTTGCTGCACCTCCTCCCCCTGCCAGCAATCCTGCTGTGTGCCCATCTGCTGCAAGCCTGTCTGCTGCAAACCCGTCTGCTGCAAACCCATCTGCTGTGTGCCCGTCTGCTATGGGGCTGCTTCTTCATGCTGCCAGCAATCTAGCTGCCAGCCAGCTTGCTGTGCCTCTTCTTCCTGCCAGCAGGCCTGCTGTGTGCCCATCTGCTGCAAGCCTGTCTGCTGT TCCGTCTACTGTCTGCCTGTGTGCTCTGGGGCTTCCACTTCATGCTGCCAGCAGTCTAGCTGCCAACCAACTTGCTGTACCACCTCCTGCTGCAGACCCTCCTCCTCCGTGTCCCTCATCTGCCGCCCCGTGTGCAGGTCCGCCTGCTGCGTGCCCGTCTCCTCCTGCTGTGCGCCCGCCTCCTCCTGCCAGCCTAGCTGCTGCCGCCCAGCCTCCTGCGTGTCCCTCCTCTGCCGCCCTGTGTGCTCCCGCCCGGCCTGCTGA
- the LOC144339597 gene encoding uncharacterized protein LOC144339597 isoform X1 produces MAASTMSVCSSACTDSWQVDDCPESCCEPPCCAPTCCAPSCCAPSCCAPASCLTLVCTPVSCVSSPCCQAACEPSPCQSGCTSSCTPSCCQQSSCQPACCTSSPCQQVSCVPVCYKPACCVPVCCKPVCCVPTCSEDSSSCCQQSSCQPACCTSSPCQQSSCVPICSKPVCCKSLCCAPVCCGASTSCCQQFSCQPACCTTSCCRPSSSVSLLCRPVCRSACCVPVSSCCAPTSSCQTSCCYPASCVSLLCRPTCSRPACYSLCSGQKSSC; encoded by the exons atGGCCGCGTCCACCATGTCCGTCTGCTCCAGCGCCTGCACCGACTCCTGGCAGGTGGACGACTGCCCAGAGAGCTGCTGCGAGCCCCCCTGCTGCGCCCCCACCTGCTGCGCCCCCAGCTGCTGCGCCCCCAGCTGCTGCgcccctgcctcctgcctgaCCCTGGTCTGCACCCCAGTGAGCTGTGTGTCCAGCCCCTGCTGCCAGGCGGCCTGTGAGCCCAGCCCCTGCCAATCAGGGTGCACCAGCTCCTGCACACCCTCATGCTGCCAGCAGTCTAGCTGCCAGCCGGCTTGCTGCACCTCCTCCCCCTGCCAGCAGGTCTCCTGCGTACCCGTCTGCTACAAGCCT GCCTGCTGTGTGCCTGTCTGCTGCAAGCCCGTCTGCTGCGTGCCCACCTGCTCTGAGGATTCCTCCTCATGCTGCCAGCAGTCTAGCTGCCAGCCGGCTTGCTGCACCTCCTCCCCGTGTCAGCAGTCCTCCTGTGTGCCCATCTGCTCCAAACCTGTCTGCTGCAAGTCCCTCTGCTGTGCGCCCGTCTGCTGTGGGGCTTCCACATCATGCTGCCAGCAGTTTAGCTGCCAGCCAGCTTGCTGCACCACCTCCTGCTGCAGACCCTCCTCCTCCGTGTCCCTCCTCTGCCGCCCCGTGTGCAGGTCTGCCTGCTGCGTGCCCGTCTCCTCCTGCTGtgcccccacctcctcctgccaGACCAGCTGCTGCTACCCGGCCTCCTGCGTGTCCCTCCTCTGCCGCCCCACGTGCTCCCGCCCGGCCTGCTACAGCCTCTGCTCTGGCCAGAAGTCCAGCTGCTGA